A genomic window from Centroberyx gerrardi isolate f3 chromosome 14, fCenGer3.hap1.cur.20231027, whole genome shotgun sequence includes:
- the LOC139924440 gene encoding tubulin alpha chain-like, with protein MRECISVHVGQAGVQIGNACWELYCLEHGIQPDGQMPSHKSAGGGDDSFNTFFSETGAGKHVPRAVFVDLEPTVIDEVRSGTYRQLFHPEQLITGKEDAANNYARGHYTIGKEIIDLVLDRIRKLADQCTGLQGFLVFHSFGGGTGSGFTSLLMERLSVDYGKKSKLEFSIYPAPQVSTAVVEPYNSILTTHTTLEHSDCAFMVDNEAIYDICRRNLDIERPTYTNLNRLISQIVSSITASLRFDGALNVDLTEFQTNLVPYPRIHFPLATYAPVISAEKAYHEQLTVSEITNACFEPANQMVKCDPRHGKYMACCLLFRGDVVPKDVNAAIATIKTKRSIQFVDWCPTGFKVGINYQPPTVVPGGDLAKVQRAVCMLSNTTAVAEAWARLDHKFDLMYAKRAFVHWYVGEGMEEGEFSEAREDMAALEKDYEEVGADTVEGEEDEGEEY; from the exons CGTGAGTGCATCTCAGTTCACGTTGGTCAGGCTGGCGTCCAGATTGGCAATGCCTGCTGGGAGCTCTACTGTCTGGAGCATGGGATCCAGCCGGACGGACAGATGCCCAGTCACAAATCTGCTGGCGGAGGAGACGATTCTTTCAACACCTTCTTCAGTGAGACTGGAGCTGGAAAGCACGTCCCCAGGGCTGTTTTTGTGGACCTGGAGCCCACTGTCATCG ATGAGGTGCGCTCTGGGACCTACCGCCAGCTGTTCCACCCTGAGCAGCTGATCACTGGCAAGGAGGATGCTGCCAACAACTACGCCCGCGGACACTACACCATCGGCAAAGAGATCATTGACCTGGTGCTGGACAGGATCCGCAAACTG GCTGACCAGTGCACTGGCCTTCAGGGCTTCCTGGTTTTCCACAGCTTCGGAGGTGGCACCGGCTCTGGTTTCACCTCCCTGCTGATGGAGCGTCTGTCTGTGGACTACGGCAAGAAGTCCAAGCTGGAGTTCTCCATCTACCCGGCTCCCCAGGTGTCCACCGCTGTGGTGGAGCCCTACAACTCCATCCTGACCACCCACACCACCCTAGAGCACTCTGACTGTGCCTTCATGGTAGATAATGAGGCCATCTATGATATCTGCCGTAGGAACCTCGATATTGAGCGTCCTACCTACACCAACCTCAACAGGCTTATTAGCCAGATAGTTTCCTCCATCACTGCTTCCCTTCGTTTCGATGGTGCCCTCAATGTTGATTTGACAGAATTCCAGACCAACTTGGTGCCATATCCCCGTATCCATTTCCCTCTGGCCACCTACGCCCCTGTTATCTCTGCTGAGAAGGCTTACCATGAGCAGTTAACTGTTTCTGAAATCACCAACGCCTGCTTTGAGCCGGCCAATCAGATGGTGAAATGCGACCCTCGCCACGGCAAGTACATGGCTTGCTGCCTTTTGTTCCGTGGTGATGTGGTGCCCAAAGATGTCAATGCTGCCATTGCCACCATCAAAACCAAGCGCTCTATCCAGTTTGTAGACTGGTGCCCAACTGGTTTCAAGGTTGGCATCAACTACCAGCCCCCCACTGTAGTCCCTGGTGGAGATCTGGCCAAGGTCCAGAGGGCCGTGTGCATGCTGAGCAACACCACTGCTGTAGCAGAGGCCTGGGCTCGACTTGACCACAAGTTCGATCTGATGTACGCTAAGCGTGCCTTTGTGCACTGGTATGTGGGTGAGGgtatggaggagggagagttcTCTGAGGCCAGAGAGGACATGGCAGCTCTGGAGAAGGATTATGAGGAGGTGGGAGCTGATAccgtggagggagaggaggatgaaggagaagagTATTAG